In Bacillus cereus ATCC 14579, a single window of DNA contains:
- a CDS encoding Lrp/AsnC family transcriptional regulator yields the protein MVTEKELELLACLEKSSRLSVDTLAKLLNIEVEEVKKMVARLENEKIIVDYVTHIDWTKVKEHTGLTAMIDVKVTPKHGVGFDAVAEQIYRYSEVKSVYLMSGTYDLSITLEGKTMGEVAMFVSEKLATIESVVSTTTHFILKKYKHEGVIYEKDDDDKRIVVTP from the coding sequence ATGGTGACAGAAAAAGAATTAGAATTATTAGCTTGTCTTGAAAAGAGTAGTCGATTATCTGTAGATACATTAGCGAAGCTGTTAAATATAGAAGTAGAAGAAGTAAAGAAGATGGTTGCGAGATTAGAAAATGAAAAGATTATTGTGGATTATGTAACACATATCGATTGGACGAAAGTGAAAGAACATACAGGTTTAACGGCAATGATCGATGTGAAAGTTACGCCAAAGCACGGCGTTGGGTTTGATGCGGTTGCTGAGCAAATTTATCGTTATTCAGAAGTGAAATCCGTTTATTTAATGTCAGGGACATATGATCTTTCTATTACATTAGAAGGTAAAACGATGGGGGAAGTAGCGATGTTTGTTTCTGAGAAATTAGCAACAATTGAATCTGTCGTTTCTACAACTACTCATTTCATTTTGAAGAAGTATAAACATGAGGGCGTTATTTATGAAAAAGACGATGATGATAAGCGAATTGTGGTGACACCATGA
- a CDS encoding 2-hydroxyacid dehydrogenase, whose protein sequence is MRDKAKGDGTVKPKIYIAEPVPTFVENYLSEHFDYEKWDQNEKVPRDVLLEKIQDKDGLLNFGSAINEELLTVAPNLKVVSNISVGYDNFDLQAMKNRKVIGTNTPYVLDDTVADLVFALMLSAGRRVCELDSYVKNGEWNAEIGKEHFGLDVHHSTIGIIGMGRIGEAVAKRAKFGFDMNVLYYNRRRKEEAEQKFDATYCDLQTLLKQSDFIVLLTPLTDETYHLIGEKEFSLMKETAIFINASRGKTVDEEALIHALTEKKIFAAGIDTFTQEPIQKDNPLLSLQNVVTLPHIGSATLKTRQQMAMTAAENLVAGLQGKTPPNIVRG, encoded by the coding sequence ATGCGTGATAAAGCGAAAGGGGATGGAACCGTGAAACCAAAAATTTATATTGCTGAACCAGTTCCGACATTTGTAGAAAACTATTTATCAGAACACTTTGATTATGAAAAATGGGATCAAAATGAGAAAGTACCTCGTGATGTTCTATTAGAGAAAATACAAGATAAAGATGGGTTATTAAATTTCGGATCTGCTATTAATGAAGAATTACTGACAGTGGCTCCTAACTTAAAAGTAGTGAGCAACATTTCTGTTGGTTACGATAATTTTGATTTACAAGCGATGAAAAATCGAAAGGTTATCGGAACGAATACACCATACGTATTAGATGATACAGTAGCTGATCTCGTTTTCGCCCTTATGCTATCAGCTGGGCGCCGCGTTTGCGAACTCGATTCTTACGTAAAAAATGGTGAATGGAACGCTGAAATCGGAAAAGAACACTTCGGACTAGATGTACACCATAGCACAATTGGTATTATCGGTATGGGCCGAATTGGAGAAGCCGTTGCAAAACGAGCAAAATTCGGATTTGATATGAATGTTCTTTACTATAACCGCCGTCGTAAAGAAGAAGCTGAACAAAAATTCGATGCTACATATTGTGATTTACAGACGCTACTGAAGCAGTCTGACTTTATTGTTCTTCTTACTCCATTAACAGATGAAACATATCACCTTATCGGAGAAAAGGAATTTTCATTAATGAAAGAAACAGCAATCTTCATTAATGCTTCTCGGGGGAAAACAGTAGATGAAGAAGCGTTAATCCATGCTTTAACAGAAAAGAAAATCTTTGCAGCAGGCATCGATACTTTTACACAAGAGCCAATTCAAAAAGATAATCCACTCTTATCATTACAAAATGTTGTGACTTTACCGCACATCGGATCTGCAACATTAAAAACTCGTCAGCAAATGGCCATGACCGCCGCTGAAAATTTAGTTGCAGGATTACAAGGAAAAACACCGCCTAATATTGTGCGCGGGTAA
- a CDS encoding alpha/beta fold hydrolase encodes MNHKYTCPYFTFSTRGTTVHYELYEHDNKTERPTFVLVHGFLSSSFSYRRLIPLLAKEGTVIALDLPPFGKSDKSHLFKYSYHNLATIIIDLIEHLSLSNIVLVGHSMGGQISLYVNRIRPELISKTILLCSSSYLARATLPLLYSSYLPFFHLYVKNWIIRRGIVHNLMNVVHDHSLIDDEMKKGYSAPFYDNRIFPALTRMIRDREGDLSSTELQKIETPILLIWGEKDRVVPVHVGHRLHKDLPNSKFISYENTGHLLPEEKPEHVYEEIIAFSAQ; translated from the coding sequence ATGAATCATAAATATACTTGTCCTTATTTCACTTTTTCCACTCGCGGCACTACTGTTCATTACGAATTGTATGAACATGATAATAAAACAGAACGCCCTACTTTCGTACTCGTTCACGGCTTTTTATCTTCCTCATTCAGTTACCGCCGTCTCATTCCTTTACTAGCGAAGGAAGGAACAGTCATTGCTCTTGATTTACCACCGTTCGGAAAAAGTGATAAGTCTCATCTGTTTAAGTATTCTTATCACAATTTAGCAACGATTATTATTGATTTAATTGAACATTTATCTCTCTCAAACATTGTATTAGTTGGGCATTCTATGGGTGGGCAAATTTCTCTCTATGTAAACCGTATACGTCCTGAACTCATTTCAAAGACGATTTTACTATGTAGCTCGAGCTATTTAGCGCGCGCAACCTTACCTTTACTATACTCTTCTTATTTACCGTTCTTTCATTTATACGTAAAGAACTGGATTATACGGCGCGGCATTGTTCATAACTTAATGAATGTCGTTCATGATCACTCATTAATTGACGATGAAATGAAAAAAGGTTACTCCGCTCCTTTTTATGACAACCGTATATTTCCCGCTTTAACTCGCATGATACGAGACCGTGAAGGTGACTTATCTTCAACTGAATTACAAAAAATCGAAACACCTATCCTACTCATTTGGGGTGAAAAAGACCGCGTCGTCCCTGTACATGTAGGTCATCGTCTACACAAAGATTTACCGAATTCAAAATTTATTTCTTATGAAAATACAGGACATTTACTACCTGAAGAAAAGCCTGAACATGTTTATGAAGAAATTATCGCTTTTTCCGCGCAATAA
- a CDS encoding YugE family protein — protein MGTYEKMIEVVKNWDPFQMGPEFYETEASDVVNVISVFDDPKYIAKKIQHIYFMSFEEVPALEKCEKLAVELLVIKEGGSCSL, from the coding sequence ATGGGTACATATGAAAAGATGATAGAGGTTGTGAAGAATTGGGATCCGTTTCAAATGGGACCGGAGTTTTATGAAACAGAAGCGAGCGATGTTGTGAACGTCATAAGTGTGTTTGACGATCCAAAATACATCGCAAAGAAGATTCAACATATATACTTTATGTCTTTTGAGGAAGTACCTGCGCTTGAAAAATGTGAGAAATTAGCTGTGGAATTACTTGTAATAAAAGAAGGCGGAAGTTGTTCATTGTAG
- a CDS encoding MalY/PatB family protein: MQLFHKAINRRGTHSIKWDTYKNEELIHAWIADMDFEVPKPIQTALKQRIEHPIFGYTLPPENIGNIICNWTKQQYDWDIQKEWIVFSAGIVPALSTSIQAFTKENESVLVQPPIYPPFFEMVTTNNRQLYVSPLQKQNDTYVIDFQHLEKQFQQGIKLMLLCSPHNPIGRVWTKEELLQLGSLCTKYNVIVVADEIHSDIIYADHTHTPFASLSEELAARTITCMAPSKTFNIAGLQASIIIIPNEKLRQAFTSIQYRQGFHGLNIFAYTAMQSAYTECNDWLNEIRLYIEDNAQFAWEYIKTHIPALSVTKPEGSFLLWIDCSRLKLSQNERTALLEEKGKIIVEPGEKYGLGGEEHIRINIGCPRSVLEEILNRLRHTFS, from the coding sequence ATGCAACTATTTCATAAAGCAATCAATCGACGTGGAACGCATAGTATAAAATGGGATACATATAAAAACGAAGAACTTATCCATGCTTGGATTGCTGATATGGATTTTGAAGTACCAAAACCAATTCAAACTGCCTTAAAACAACGAATCGAACATCCGATTTTTGGCTATACACTTCCTCCCGAAAATATTGGGAATATTATTTGTAACTGGACAAAACAACAATACGACTGGGATATTCAAAAAGAATGGATTGTCTTTAGCGCCGGAATCGTTCCAGCTCTTAGTACGAGCATACAGGCTTTCACAAAAGAAAACGAATCCGTTCTCGTACAACCACCTATTTATCCTCCATTTTTCGAAATGGTCACAACAAACAACAGACAGTTATACGTGAGTCCATTACAGAAACAAAATGATACATATGTGATAGACTTCCAGCATTTAGAAAAGCAGTTTCAGCAAGGCATCAAACTCATGCTTCTTTGTAGCCCTCATAACCCAATCGGGCGCGTTTGGACGAAAGAGGAACTTTTGCAGCTCGGATCGTTATGTACTAAATATAACGTAATCGTTGTGGCGGATGAAATTCATTCCGATATTATTTACGCAGATCATACACATACACCGTTCGCTTCTTTATCTGAAGAATTAGCAGCTCGCACGATTACTTGTATGGCTCCAAGTAAAACATTTAATATCGCTGGATTACAAGCATCAATTATTATCATTCCAAATGAAAAACTCCGTCAAGCCTTTACATCTATCCAATATAGACAAGGCTTCCACGGATTAAATATCTTCGCTTATACAGCGATGCAAAGTGCCTATACAGAATGTAATGATTGGCTAAACGAAATTCGATTATATATAGAAGATAATGCTCAATTTGCTTGGGAATATATTAAAACTCACATACCTGCTCTTTCCGTAACGAAGCCAGAAGGTAGCTTTTTATTATGGATTGATTGTTCTCGTCTAAAGCTTTCTCAAAACGAGCGTACTGCATTACTTGAGGAAAAAGGAAAAATCATTGTTGAACCTGGTGAGAAATACGGGTTAGGTGGCGAAGAACATATTCGAATTAATATCGGCTGTCCACGATCTGTTTTAGAAGAAATTTTAAACAGACTGCGTCATACGTTTTCATAA